The Oryctolagus cuniculus chromosome 5, mOryCun1.1, whole genome shotgun sequence genome includes a region encoding these proteins:
- the ZNF292 gene encoding zinc finger protein 292 isoform X3: MRIKHLIKTNQLSEATTLAKLCSDHPEIGTKGSFKQTYLVCLCTSSPNEKLIEEISEVDCKDALEMICNLESEGDEKSALVLCTAFLSRQLQQGDMYCAWELTLFWSKLQQRVEPSVQVYLERCRQLSLLTKTVYHIFFLIKVINSETEGAGLATCIELCVKALRLESSENTEVKISICKTISCLLPDDLEVKRACQLSEFLIEPTVDAYYAVEMLYNQPDQKYDEENLPIPNSLRCELLLVLKTQWPFDPEFWDWKTLKRQCLALMGEEASIVSSIDELNDSEVYEKVIDYQDEVKETSVNGLSGGIGANSGLLKDIGDEKQKKREIKQLRERGFISARFRNWQAYMQYCVLCDKEFLGHRIVRHAQKHYKDGVYSCPICAKNFNSKETFVPHVTLHVKQSSKERLAAMKPLRRLGRPPKITTTNENQKTNTVTKQEQRPIKKNSLYSTDFIVFNDNDGSDDENDDKDKSYEPEVIPVQKPVPVNEFNCPVSFCKKGFKYFKNLIAHVKGHKDNDDAKRFLEMQSKKVICQYCRRHFVSVTHLNDHLQMHCGSKPYICIQMKCKAGFNSYAELLTHRKEHQVFRAKCMFPKCGRIFSEAYLLYDHEAQHYNTYTCKFTGCGKVYRSQTELEKHLEDHNTPPEKVLPPEDQLHSSGDSVQPSKTNQNAEESTEKERSMFPSENNIENCLPADSSGAWDKSKGESAVTKQDQTSASELRQANGPLSNGLENPATTHLLQASEVAVSIKVSLNQGVEDNFGKQENSTVEGTSEPLVTNLHTPVEETCNDLCHPGFEERKEQNCFNETQITQNSLVNSETLKIGDLTPQNLERRVNNLMTFSVQNQAGFQNNLPASKFECGGNIKTSSNLYNLPLKTLESIAFVPPQPNLSSSLGTPAVPPKAPVQKFSCQVEGCTRTYNSSQSIGKHMKTAHPDQYAAFKMQRKSKKGQKSNNLNTPNNGKFVYFLPSQVNSSNNAFFTPQTKASGNSTCSAPLQHVSPSIFPAHLSGVSTPLLPSMESVINPNIPSQDKNEQGSMLCSQMENLSNTTLPAQMEDLTKTVLPLNIDSGSDPFLPLPAESSSMSLFPSPADSGTNSVFSQLENNTNHYSSQIEGNTNSSFLKGDNGENTVFPSQMNVANDFSNTSAQQSVPEKVKKDRGRGPNGKERKPKHNKRAKWPAIIRDGKFICSRCYRAFTNPRSLGGHLSKRSYCKPLDGAEIAQELLQNNGQPSLLASMILSTNAVNLQQPQQSTFNPEACFKDPSFLQLLTAENRSSAFLPNTFPRSGVTNFNNSVNQEGSEIIKQALETAGIPSTFEGTEMLSHVVPPGCVSDAAQVNTTVMPNSTVPPPLLQTVCHPNSLLTNQNRTPNSKSSSIEDCSSLPVFPTNDLLLKTVENGLCSTSLSNSGGPSQNFTSNSSRVSVISGPQNTRASQLNKKGNSASKRRKKVTPPLIAPNASQNLVPGDLTTMGLIAKGIEIPTTNLHSNVIPNCEPQGLVEHLAQKLNNVDNPLFMTDGKENFKTNLESHTMLAPLTLKTENGDSQMMALNSCTTSANSDLQISEDHVMQNFEKTLEIIKTAMNSQILEVKSGSQGAGETSQNTQVNYNIQLPSVNTVQNNKLPDSSQFSSFVSVVPTKGNIPQSEVLNKEDQMQEILEGLQRLKLENDLSTPASQCLLINTSVTLTPTPVKPLPNVTVVQPVSEIIHIQVSDRVNKPFVCQNQGCNYSAMTKDALFKHYGKIHQYTPEMILEIKKNQLKFAPFKCVVPTCTKTFTRNSNLRAHCQLVHHFTTEEMVKLKIKRPYGRKSQSENSSTPRIMQVKKQLVVTEENKREFHPALQLGVGTESTVGNVAVIPEKQLTEKKSPDKIENSSQVITVTSDQNNTNSVTSIQTKGRKIRRHKKEKEEKKRKRPVNQSLESPTRYSPYRPYRCVHQGCFAAFTIQQNLILHYQAVHKSDLPAFSAEVEEESEAGKENEEAETKHTMKEFRCQVSDCSRIFQAITGLIQHYMKLHEMTPEEIESMTASVDVGKFPCDQLECKSSFTTYLNYVVHLEADHGIGIRTSKTEEDGVYKCDCEGCDRIYATRSNLLRHIFNKHNDKHKAHLIRPRRSTPGQENISSKANQEKSKSKYRGTKHSRSGKEGIRVPKTKRKKKSNLENKNAKIVQIEENKPYSLKRGKHVYSIKARNDALSECTSRFVTQYPCMIKGCTSVVTSESNIIRHYKCHKLSKAFTSQHRNLLIVFKRCGNSEVKEGSEQECDKSEVKNPDTCLSENNESSKTTTILQKEVEKNEKDEMDELTELFITKLINEDSTSVETQANTSSNVSNDFQESTPCQSERQKASNLKRVNKEKNVSQNKKRKIEKAEPVSAVTLSGMRKEEETAVAIQTTEEHPASFDWSSFKPMGFEVSFLKFLEESAVKQKKNSDKDHPSSGTKKGSHSSSRRNIDKTAVTSGNHVCSCKESETFVQFANPSQLQCSGNVKIVLDKTLKDCTELVLKQLQEMKPTVSLKKLEVHSNDSDMSVKKEISMGKATGRGQY; this comes from the exons atTTCAGAAGTTGATTGCAAAGATGCACTAGAAATGATCTGTAACTTAGAATCTGAAGGTGATGAAAAAAGTGCTCTTGTTTTATGTACTGCATTTTTATCCCGTCAGCTCCAACAAGGAGATATGTATTGTGCatg ggaactCACTCTCTTTTGGAGTAAATTACAGCAAAGGGTAGAACCATCTGTACAAGTGTACCTAGAGAGGTGTCGTCAACTTTCTTTGTTAACGAAGAcggtatatcacattttctttctgattAAAGTTATTAATTCAGAG ACTGAGGGGGCTGGACTTGCTACCTGTATAGAACTATGTGTAAAAGCTCTTCGCTTGGAATCTTCAGAAAATACTGAAGTGAAAATATCTATCTGCAAGACTATTTCATGTTTGTTGCCTGATGATCTGGAAGTTAAACGTGCTTGTCAACTGAGTGAATTTCTTATTGAGCCTACAGTAGATGCATATTATGCTGTGGAAATGTTGTATAATCAGCCAGACCAGAAATATGATGAAGAAAATCTTCCAATACCAAATTCTTTACGCTGTGAACTCTTACTTGTATTGAAAACTCAATGGCCCTTTGATCCAGAATTCTGGGATTGGAAAACCTTAAAACGACAATGTCTTGCATTGATGGGAGAAGAAGCATCCATTGTATCTTCAATTGATGAGCTAAATGACAGTGAAGTTTATGAAAAAGTCATAGACTATCAGGATGAGGTTAAAGAAACTTCTGTGAATGGACTTTCAGGTGGAATTGGTGCTAATTCTGGACTTCTTAAAGATATTGGTgatgaaaagcagaagaagagagaaataaaacaattgaGGGAGCGAGGATTTATATCTGCTAGGTTTAGGAATTGGCAAGCCTATATGCAATATTGTGTGCTATGTGACAAAGAATTCCTCGGGCATAGAATAGTACGACATGCTCAGAAACATTACAAAGATGGAGTTTACAGTTGTCCCATATGTGCAAAGAACTTTAATTCTAAAGAAACTTTTGTTCCCCATGTCACATTGCATGTTAAACAGTCTAGCAAAGAGAGACTTGCAGCAATGAAACCATTAAGAAGATTGGGAAGGCCTCCTAAGATCACAACTACCAATGAAAATCAGAAGACCAATACTGTGACTAAGCAGGAGCAGCGACCTATAAAGAAGAATAGCCTGTATTCAACAGATTTCATAGTTTTTAATGACAATGATGGTTCAGATGATGAGAATGATGACAAAGATAAATCTTATGAGCCAGAAGTGATCCCAGTGCAGAAACCAGTACCTGTTAATGAATTTAATTGCCCTGTAAGTTTTTGTAAAAAGGGCtttaagtactttaaaaatttaattgctCATGTAAAGGGACATAAAGATAATGACGACGCCAAGCGTTTTcttgaaatgcaaagcaaaaaagTCATTTGCCAGTACTGTAGACGGCACTTTGTAAGTGTTACTCATCTCAACGATCACTTACAAATGCACTGTGGCAGTAAACCATATATCTGCATACAGATGAAATGCAAGGCCGGCTTTAATAGTTATGCAGAGCTTTTAACCCACCGAAAGGAGCATCAGGTTTTTAGAGCAAAGTGTATGTTTCCTAAATGTGGCAGAATTTTTTCAGAAGCTTATTTACTATATGATCATGAAGCACAACATTATAATACATACACTTGTAAGTTCACAGGTTGTGGTAAAGTTTACCGTTCTCAGACTGAGCTGGAAAAGCATCTAGAAGATCACAATACTCCTCCTGAAAAAGTGCTGCCTCCTGAAGACCAACTTCATTCATCGGGAGATTCTGTTCAGCCttccaaaacaaatcaaaatgcaGAAGAAAGTACTGAGAAAGAGCGATCTATGTTTCCTTCAGAAAATAACATTGAAAACTGTTTACCAGCAGATAGCAGTGGTGCCTGGGATAAAAGTAAAGGAGAATCAGCTGTGACCAAACAAGACCAGACTTCTGCCTCTGAGCTTAGGCAAGCTAATGGACCATTGTCAAATGGCTTGGAAAACCCTGCTACTACACATCTGCTTCAGGCCAGTGAAGTAGCTGTGTCAATTAAAGTATCTCTCAATCAGGGGGTTGAGGATAACTTTGGAAAGCAAGAAAACTCAACTGTGGAAGGCACGAGTGAACCACTGGTCACAAACTTACATACCCCAGTTGAAGAGACTTGTAATGATTTGTGTCATCCAGGttttgaagagaggaaagaacaaaATTGCTTTAATGAAACACAGATTACTCAGAATTCTTTAGTAAATTCAGAAACTCTCAAAATAGGTGACCTTACCCCACAAAACTTAGAAAGACGAGTGAACAATTTGATGACCTTTTCTGTACAAAATCAGGCAGGATTTCAAAACAACTTACCAGCTTCCAAATTTGAATGTGGAGGTAATATTAAAACATCATCCAATCTTTATAATTTACCTCTTAAGACATTAGAAAGTATTGCATTTGTTCCACCACAACCCAACCTAAGTAGTTCATTAGGTACTCCAGCAGTGCCTCCAAAAGCTCCAGTTCAGAAATTCAGCTGCCAAGTTGAGGGATGTACTCGTACCTATAATTCTTCTCAGAGTATTGGGAAGCACATGAAGACAGCACATCCTGACCAATATGCTGCTTTTAAAATGCAGCGCAAAAGTAAAAAAGGTCAGAAGTCTAATAACTTAAATACACCAAATAATggaaagtttgtttattttttgccatCACAGGTGAACAGCTCTAATAATGCATTTTTTACGCCACAGACCAAAGCTAGTGGGAATTCTACTTGTTCAGCCCCACTGCAGCATGTCTCACCATCCATTTTTCCAGCTCATTTATCAGGTGTGTCAACGCCATTGTTGCCCTCAATGGAAAGTGTCATAAATCCAAATATACCTTCTCAGGATAAAAATGAACAAGGTAGTATGTTATGTTCCCAAATGGAAAATTTATCTAATACTACCTTGCCAGCACAAATGGAAGATCTAACCAAAACAGTTTTGCCTTTAAATATTGATAGTGGCTCAgatcctttccttcctttacctgcAGAAAGTAGTTCAATGTCTCTCTTCCCTTCACCAGCAGATAGTGGGACTAATTCTGTTTTTTCCCAACTGGAAAATAATACAAATCATTATTCTTCACAGATTGAAGGAAATACTAACTCCTCTTTTCTAAAGGGGGATAATGGTGAAAATACAGTTTTTCCTTCACAAATGAATGTGGCAAATGACTTCAGTAACACCAGTGCTCAACAGTCTGTACCTGAAAAAGTTAAGAAGGACCGTGGGCGGGGCCcaaatggaaaggaaagaaaacctaaGCACAACAAAAGGGCTAAATGGCCTGCAATTATCAGAGATGGGAAGTTTATCTGTAGCAGGTGTTATAGGGCTTTTACCAATCCCAGATCACTGGGTGGACACTTATCTAAGCGTTCTTActgtaaaccactggatggagcaGAAATTGCTCAAGAACTTTTACAGAATAATGGACAGCCTTCTCTTCTTGCCAGTATGATTCTCTCCACAAATGCGGTAAAtctgcagcagccacagcaatCTACCTTCAACCCAGAAGCATGTTTTAAAGATCCATCATTCCTGCAGCTACTTACTGCTGAAAATCGTTCATCagcatttttaccaaatacaTTTCCTCGATCTGGTGTAACTAACTTTAATAACAGTGTTAACCAAGAAGGAAGTGAAATTATTAAGCAGGCTTTGGAAACTGCTGGCATTCCCAGTACTTTTGAGGGCACTGAAATGCTTTCACATGTGGTTCCACCAGGTTGTGTCTCAGATGCAGCACAAGTAAACACAACAGTGATGCCAAATTCAACTGTGCCACCACCCCTGTTGCAGACTGTATGCCACCCAAACTCTCTGCTGACCAACCAAAATAGAACACCAAACTCCAAATCGTCCTCCATCGAGGATTGTAGCAGTTTGCCTGTTTTTCCAACAAATGACTTACTACTGAAGACTGTTGAAAATGGTTTGTGCTCTACTTCACTCTCTAATTCTGGTGGGCCATCACAAAATTTTACCAGTAACAGTTCACGTGTTTCAGTTATAAGTGGTCCTCAAAACACAAGAGCcagtcaattaaataaaaaaggaaacagtgcttctaagagaagaaagaaagttaCTCCTCCACTAATTGCACCTAATGCTTCCCAGAACTTGGTACCAGGTGACTTAACAACAATGGGGCTTATAGCAAAGGGTATTGAGATCCCAACTACCAACCTTCATTCAAATGTAATTCCAAATTGTGAACCTCAGGGTTTGGTGGAACATCTAGCACAGAAATTAAATAATGTTGACAATCCGTTATTTATGACTGATGGAAAAGAGAACTTCAAAACCAATCTTGAGTCCCATACAATGTTAGCACCTTTgacattaaaaactgaaaatggtGATTCCCAAATGATGGCTTTGAATTCATGTACCACTTCAGCAAATTCTGATTTGCAGATTTCTGAAGACCATGTTATGCAAAACTTTGAGAAGACTCTTGAAATTATTAAAACTGCTATGAATTCCCAAATACTTGAGGTGAAAAGTGGATCTCAGGGTGCTGGTGAAACATCACAGAATACTCAAGTGAATTATAACATTCAGCTTCCTTCAGTAAACACTGTGCAAAATAACAAATTACCTGATTCTTCTcagttttcttcctttgtaaGTGTTGTGCCAACAAAAGGTAACATTCCACAGTCTGAAGTATTAAATAAGGAAGATCAAATGCAGGAAATTTTAGAAGGCTTACAAAGATTAAAACTAGAAAATGACCTGTCGACTCCAGCATCCCAGTGTTTACTAATAAATACATCAGTGACACTGACTCCCACTCCTGTTAAACCACTTCCAAATGTCACAGTTGTTCAGCCAGTTTCTGAAATTATACATATTCAAGTTAGTGACAGAGTTAATAAACCATTTGTCTGTCAAAACCAAGGCTGTAATTATAGTGCCATGACAAAGGATGCGCTATTTAAACACTATGGTAAAATCCATCAATACACTCCAGAGATGATTCTTGAAATTAAGAAGAATCAGTTGAAATTTGCTCCATTTAAATGTGTAGTGCCTACATGTACAAAAACATTTACAAGAAATTCTAATCTTCGGGCACACTGTCAGTTGGTACATCATTTTACTACAGAAGAaatggtaaaattaaaaataaaaaggccttATGGAAGAAAATCTCAGAGTGAAAATTCGTCTACCCCTCGAATCATGCAAGTGAAAAAACAGCTAGTtgtaacagaagaaaataaaagggaatTCCATCCTGCTTTACAGTTGGGAGTAGGGACTGAAAGTACTGTTGGTAATGTAGCAGTGATCCCAGAAAAACAattgactgaaaaaaaaagtcctgataaaatagaaaattcttcACAGGTGATTACAGTTACTTCAGATCAAAATAATACAAATTCTGTCACAAGCATACAAACCAAAGGTCGGAAAATAAGGAggcataagaaagaaaaagaggagaaaaaacgAAAAAGGCCAGTTAACCAGTCTCTTGAGTCTCCAACAAGATATAGTCCATACAGACCTTATCgatgtgttcatcagggatgctTCGCTGCCTTTACAATACAGCAGAACTTGATTCTTCATTACCAGGCTGTACACAAATCAGATCTTCCTGCATTTTCTGCAGAGGTTGAAGAGGAAAGTGAAGCtggcaaagaaaatgaagaagcagAAACTAAACATACCATGAAAGAATTTCGATGTCAGGTGAGTGACTGTTCTCGAATTTTCCAAGCAATTACTGGCTTAATACAGCATTACATGAAACTTCATGAAATGACTCCTGAGGAAATTGAAAGTATGACTGCTTCTGTGGATGTTGGGAAATTTCCATGTGACCAATTAGAGTGTAAGTCTTCATTTACTACATATTTGAACTATGTTGTTCATCTTGAGGCAGACCATGGAATCGGGATAAGGACAagcaaaacagaagaagatggtgTATACAAGTGTGATTGTGAAGGCTGTGACCGCATCTATGCCACACGGTCTAATCTTCTTCGacacatttttaataaacataatGACAAACATAAAGCTCATTTAATTAGGCCAAGAAGATCAACACCTGGCCAGGAAAATATATCAAGCAAGGCAAaccaagaaaaatcaaagtctAAATATCGGGGAACAAAACATAGCAGATCTGGAAAGGAAGGAATCAGAGTGCCTAAGACCAAACGGAAGAAGAAAAGTAACTTAGAAAACAAGAATGCAAAGATTGTACAGATTGAAGAAAATAAACCTTATTCTTTGAAACGTGGAAAGCATGTGTATTCTATAAAGGCTAGAAATGATGCCTTGTCTGAATGTACAAGCAGATTTGTAACCCAGTATCCATGTATGATAAAAGGATGTACTTCAGTTGTTACAAGTGAAAGCAATATAATTAGACATTATAAGTGCCATAAATTGTCTAAGGCATTTACATCACAGCACCGCAATCTTCTTATTGTCTTCAAACGGTGTGGCAACTCAGAAGTAAAGGAAGGTTCTGAGCAAGAATGTGATAAGAGTGAGGTGAAAAATCCTGACACATGTCTGTCAGAAAACAATGAAAGCTCAAAAACAACTACAATTCTGCAGAAggaagttgaaaaaaatgaaaaagacgaAATGGATGAGCTAACAGAATTATTTattacaaaattaataaatgaagatAGCACAAGTGTGGAGACTCAAGCTAATACCTCTTCAAATGTAAGTAATGATTTTCAGGAAAGTACCCCCTGCCAATCAGAAAGACAAAAAGCAAGTAATTTGAAGAgagttaataaagaaaaaaatgtctcacaaaacaagaaaaggaaaattgaaaAGGCTGAACCAGTGTCAGCAGTGACATTAAGTGGTATGCGTAAAGAGGAAGAAACTGCTGTTGCAATTCAAACCACTGAAGAGCATCCTGCATCTTTTGACTGGAGCTCTTTTAAACCAATGGGATTTGAAGTATCATTTCTGAAGTTTCTTGAAGAGTCtgcagtgaagcagaagaaaaattcTGACAAAGACCATCCAAGTAGTGGAACTAAGAAAGGATCTCATTCAAGCTCAAGAAGAAATATTGACAAGACTGCTGTGACTAGTGGAAATCATGTGTGTTCTTGTAAAGAAAGTGAAACCTTTGTACAGTTTGCCAATCCATCACAGCTTCAGTGCAGTGGTAATGTAAAAATTGTTTTAGACAAGACTCTTAAAGATTGTACCGAGCTAGTCTTAAAGCAACTTCAGGAAATGAAACCTACCGTCAGTCTGAAAAAACTTGAAGTACATTCAAATGATTCAGATATGTCTGTTAAGAAAGAAATCAGTATGGGtaaagccacaggcagagggcagTACTGA